In Exiguobacterium sibiricum 7-3, a genomic segment contains:
- a CDS encoding ABC transporter substrate-binding protein → MKFKKTKVLAAASVLTLSALLAACGGEDEKQATTKDGKTVISWWGWAPQPEAGKEVVDAFNKSQDKYVVEFKRYSEDYEKQLQVAMLSGKGPDIIGLKEPMIQQYKDRVVPVDSYMDKAAGKGWKDKFVELGIDQTTIDGKQYAVPIGFTGQAYLMYNKTMLDKYGVTPPKNYKETVDAVKKIKASGDKVIPLMLGAKDAWIDIDVYNVLSHQVAPGYIQKVLSGEAKWTDDEMVKTAQVWQDLFKDKVFQEGALGLATYNDGMNQFFDKKAAMWVIGSWEAHSMTTAEKKDKWKIKDELGFTPLPNLAGGTEQPIIASIDMALAVNKESKQQEGAAEFVAFMSQGEGQEVYMGEFEMAPGIKDVKIDSDAAFTSEGEKESYKMLNETLSKAVASRGIRDTKLNDILGKELQNIATGQNPKEALQRVQDAADQSKK, encoded by the coding sequence ATGAAATTCAAAAAAACCAAAGTACTCGCAGCTGCATCAGTTCTGACATTATCGGCATTACTTGCCGCTTGTGGTGGCGAAGATGAAAAACAGGCGACAACAAAAGACGGAAAAACCGTCATTTCCTGGTGGGGTTGGGCACCTCAGCCTGAAGCCGGTAAGGAAGTCGTCGATGCCTTCAACAAATCACAAGACAAATATGTCGTCGAGTTCAAACGTTACAGCGAAGACTATGAAAAACAACTTCAAGTCGCGATGTTATCTGGTAAGGGACCAGACATCATCGGTCTGAAAGAACCAATGATCCAGCAGTACAAAGACCGTGTCGTGCCAGTCGATTCTTACATGGATAAAGCAGCCGGCAAAGGATGGAAAGACAAATTCGTCGAGCTCGGCATCGATCAAACGACGATTGACGGTAAACAATATGCGGTCCCAATCGGCTTTACGGGTCAAGCCTACTTGATGTACAACAAAACGATGCTTGATAAATACGGTGTCACACCACCGAAGAACTACAAAGAAACAGTCGACGCTGTCAAAAAGATCAAAGCGTCGGGCGATAAAGTCATTCCATTGATGCTTGGAGCAAAAGATGCGTGGATCGATATCGATGTCTACAACGTTTTAAGCCACCAGGTCGCACCGGGTTACATTCAAAAAGTCTTGTCCGGCGAAGCGAAATGGACAGACGACGAGATGGTCAAGACAGCTCAAGTTTGGCAGGATCTCTTCAAAGATAAAGTCTTCCAAGAAGGAGCACTCGGACTTGCGACATACAATGACGGGATGAACCAGTTCTTCGATAAAAAAGCAGCGATGTGGGTTATCGGTTCATGGGAAGCTCACTCGATGACGACAGCTGAGAAAAAAGACAAATGGAAAATCAAAGATGAGCTTGGCTTCACACCGCTTCCAAACCTTGCAGGTGGAACAGAACAACCAATCATCGCATCAATCGATATGGCGCTTGCCGTCAATAAAGAATCAAAACAACAAGAAGGTGCAGCTGAGTTTGTTGCCTTCATGAGCCAAGGTGAAGGACAGGAAGTCTACATGGGTGAGTTCGAAATGGCACCTGGAATCAAGGATGTCAAAATTGATTCAGATGCAGCCTTCACATCTGAAGGGGAAAAAGAGTCATACAAAATGCTGAACGAAACACTTTCTAAAGCTGTAGCAAGCCGTGGTATCCGTGATACAAAACTTAACGATATCCTCGGTAAGGAACTTCAAAACATCGCGACGGGTCAAAATCCGAAAGAAGCACTCCAACGTGTTCAGGATGCAGCCGATCAATCGAAAAAATAA
- a CDS encoding galactokinase, with the protein MTDQTLEHIFEQQFGQPSTHRFFAPGRINLIGEHTDYNGGHVFPCALTLGTHAVARKRDDAVFRFYSLNFEADGIIEVAGDDLTHRSADGWANYAKGMIHILREAGYRIDTGCDILIKGDIPNGAGLSSSASLELVIGVLLDKLYNLNVNRIELVKYGQQVENQYIGVNSGIMDQFAIGMGKAGSGLLLDCETLDYTYAPLDLSGYTIIIMNTNKRRELADSKYNERRSECEAALTYLQQYRPYASLGQWSMDEFETVSFEDERLQRRARHAISENERTLQALDALKEERLEAFGQLMNASHHSLRVDYEVTGKELDTLVEAAWAQPGVLGARMTGAGFGGCAIAIVKAETVDTFMTAVGQAYETAIGYPASFYTATVGDGAREVEQEVI; encoded by the coding sequence ATGACAGACCAGACATTAGAACATATTTTTGAACAACAATTCGGTCAACCGTCGACCCACCGCTTTTTTGCGCCGGGGCGGATCAATTTGATCGGAGAACATACAGACTACAACGGTGGACATGTCTTTCCATGTGCCTTGACGCTCGGGACTCATGCGGTCGCCCGCAAGCGGGATGATGCGGTGTTCCGGTTTTATTCGCTGAACTTTGAAGCCGACGGCATCATCGAAGTCGCAGGTGATGACTTAACGCATCGATCTGCCGATGGCTGGGCCAACTATGCCAAAGGGATGATTCATATATTACGGGAAGCCGGTTACCGGATTGATACAGGATGCGACATCTTGATCAAAGGTGATATCCCGAATGGTGCCGGACTGTCTTCGTCCGCTTCGCTTGAACTGGTCATCGGTGTTTTGCTCGATAAACTGTACAATCTGAATGTTAATCGGATCGAACTCGTCAAATATGGTCAGCAGGTCGAAAACCAGTACATCGGTGTCAACAGCGGCATCATGGATCAATTTGCAATCGGGATGGGCAAAGCGGGATCCGGTCTGTTACTTGATTGTGAGACGCTTGACTATACGTATGCCCCACTTGATTTGTCCGGTTATACGATCATCATCATGAATACAAATAAGCGCCGTGAGCTGGCGGATTCGAAATACAACGAGCGCCGCTCGGAATGTGAAGCGGCACTGACGTATCTGCAACAGTACCGACCGTATGCGTCACTCGGCCAATGGTCGATGGATGAATTCGAAACAGTGTCTTTTGAGGACGAACGATTACAACGCCGGGCGCGTCACGCGATTTCTGAAAACGAGCGGACGTTGCAGGCGCTCGATGCGCTAAAAGAAGAGAGACTCGAAGCATTCGGTCAACTGATGAATGCCTCACATCATTCTTTGCGAGTGGATTACGAAGTGACGGGGAAAGAACTGGATACATTGGTCGAAGCAGCTTGGGCGCAACCGGGAGTCCTTGGCGCCCGAATGACGGGTGCCGGTTTTGGTGGTTGTGCGATTGCCATCGTTAAAGCCGAAACGGTCGATACATTCATGACGGCAGTCGGTCAAGCATACGAGACCGCAATCGGTTATCCGGCATCGTTCTACACGGCAACGGTTGGTGATGGAGCACGAGAAGTCGAACAGGAGGTCATCTAA
- a CDS encoding alpha-galactosidase — protein MAILELPNQRFVLEGQHVAHVVTIGQHGKVLHTYFGARLPYPSDYEALPNPVLAHSSFESPDGVAVYDFIPFGEMVYTEPTLKSEREDGQRISQFVFERAEQSDSGLTLWLFDSLQELRVGIKYDVYEAYDMIGRSLVIENTGTQSIRLTTAQSFAMGILQRPNLNVHHFAGTWTGEFQKQVTPLTSGRKTIDSRRGVTSHQANPWFALEQGATESTGEVIYGHFAYSGNWSMHFEQDAFGFVQLSGGMNEFDFSWKLEAGQQMTTPDFYIGYAADGFAGMSARAHDFQRDVIMPESDRNKVRPVLYNSWEATYFDVTEHGQRALVDQAAAIGCELFVVDDGWFGERNSDQAGLGDWIVNPEKFPNGLTPLIEYVKQQNMQFGLWVEPEMVNPDSNLYRTHPDWIYHSPGARRTTSRNQFVLNLGLPQVEQFVFEMMDELLETHAIDYIKWDMNRAFSEPGLKDATPAAQQELWKRHVDALYRIFDELRTRHPKVDFEACAGGGGRIDLGILKRTEQVWTSDNTDPLDRLTIQHDFSFAYNAKMMSCWVTDGPNWLNGRNLPLATRFVSSMQGTLGIGGNLSEWTAEELKEATEWIATYKTIRETVQFGRQYRLSADHVAASLMQYTSNDQTVVLAVAPMRQHGSNQYHFRLHGLEKTGVYQVDGRQLSGAYLMQQGLTITYTTDYEACCLHIQPVHRSIPTSESKEPIA, from the coding sequence ATGGCCATTCTTGAACTGCCGAATCAGCGGTTCGTCCTCGAAGGACAACATGTCGCGCATGTCGTGACGATCGGACAGCACGGCAAGGTGTTGCATACGTATTTTGGAGCACGTCTGCCGTATCCATCCGACTATGAAGCATTACCGAATCCGGTTCTTGCGCATAGCTCATTTGAATCACCGGATGGTGTCGCGGTTTACGACTTCATTCCATTTGGTGAGATGGTCTACACAGAACCGACTTTGAAATCAGAACGGGAGGACGGACAACGAATCAGTCAGTTCGTGTTTGAACGCGCCGAGCAATCCGACAGTGGATTGACGTTATGGTTGTTTGATTCGTTACAAGAACTCCGGGTCGGCATCAAATATGACGTGTACGAAGCGTACGATATGATCGGACGGTCCCTCGTGATTGAGAATACTGGAACACAATCAATCCGGTTGACGACAGCCCAATCCTTTGCGATGGGAATTCTGCAACGGCCGAACTTGAACGTGCACCACTTCGCCGGGACATGGACCGGTGAATTCCAAAAACAGGTGACGCCACTAACGTCGGGACGTAAGACGATTGACAGCCGCCGGGGTGTGACGAGTCATCAGGCGAATCCCTGGTTTGCACTTGAACAAGGGGCGACCGAATCAACCGGTGAAGTCATTTACGGACATTTTGCCTATTCCGGTAACTGGTCGATGCACTTCGAACAGGATGCCTTTGGATTTGTTCAACTATCGGGCGGGATGAATGAATTTGATTTCAGTTGGAAACTCGAAGCCGGTCAACAGATGACGACACCGGACTTTTATATCGGATACGCGGCAGACGGCTTTGCCGGGATGAGTGCCCGGGCGCATGATTTCCAGCGTGACGTCATCATGCCGGAATCAGACCGGAACAAGGTCCGGCCCGTCCTCTATAATTCCTGGGAAGCGACCTATTTTGACGTGACGGAACACGGACAACGGGCGCTCGTCGATCAAGCGGCCGCAATCGGCTGCGAACTGTTCGTCGTTGATGACGGCTGGTTCGGTGAACGAAACTCCGATCAGGCCGGTCTCGGTGACTGGATCGTGAATCCGGAAAAATTCCCAAACGGTTTAACACCGTTGATCGAGTACGTGAAACAACAAAACATGCAGTTTGGCTTGTGGGTGGAACCGGAAATGGTTAATCCCGATTCAAATCTTTACCGGACACATCCGGACTGGATTTACCATAGTCCCGGTGCACGCCGGACGACATCGCGCAATCAGTTTGTTCTGAACCTTGGTTTACCGCAAGTCGAACAATTCGTGTTCGAGATGATGGATGAGTTGCTTGAGACACACGCGATTGATTACATCAAATGGGACATGAACCGCGCTTTTTCAGAACCGGGTCTAAAAGACGCTACACCAGCAGCGCAGCAAGAATTATGGAAGCGTCATGTCGATGCATTGTACCGGATCTTTGACGAGTTGCGGACACGTCACCCGAAAGTGGATTTTGAAGCCTGTGCCGGAGGCGGCGGACGGATTGATCTTGGGATTCTCAAACGGACGGAACAGGTCTGGACGAGTGATAACACGGATCCACTGGACCGTTTGACGATCCAACATGATTTTTCGTTTGCCTATAATGCGAAAATGATGAGTTGTTGGGTGACGGATGGTCCAAACTGGCTGAACGGCCGGAACTTACCGCTTGCGACCCGCTTCGTCTCATCGATGCAAGGAACACTTGGCATCGGCGGCAACTTAAGCGAATGGACAGCTGAAGAGTTAAAGGAAGCAACCGAGTGGATTGCGACGTATAAAACAATTCGGGAAACCGTTCAATTCGGACGTCAGTACCGATTGTCGGCAGACCACGTGGCTGCTTCCCTCATGCAATATACGTCAAACGATCAAACGGTTGTCCTGGCAGTAGCACCGATGCGTCAGCACGGCTCAAACCAGTACCACTTCCGTCTGCACGGACTTGAGAAAACAGGTGTGTATCAGGTCGACGGGCGTCAGCTCAGCGGTGCGTACTTGATGCAACAAGGATTGACAATCACCTATACGACAGATTATGAAGCTTGTTGTCTACACATTCAGCCGGTTCACCGCAGCATCCCTACATCAGAGTCAAAGGAGCCGATCGCATGA
- a CDS encoding carbohydrate ABC transporter permease, translating to MNVESKKSRWVINLVLMLASIVWLFPIFVMFKESLRVNGFENYIATLQNPNFPTFVFNSFFVAFFMIIISITILAFAAFAFSKLEFAGKRLLFNMVLAGLMLPVASMIVPLFFTLRSFDGLNNHWGLIGAEVAFFLPFGLMLIKGYFDELPNELMEAAYIDGATILEVFFKVMLPLAKPALATALIYAFLNSWNEYLMVLTFMTDPAYQTVTMAPSFFKDALGGDPGKIYASLVLISLPTMVFYIFFQRFFQKGMTAGAVK from the coding sequence ATGAATGTAGAATCTAAAAAAAGCCGTTGGGTCATCAACCTCGTCCTGATGCTTGCTTCGATCGTCTGGCTGTTCCCGATCTTCGTCATGTTCAAGGAGAGCTTACGTGTCAACGGATTTGAAAACTATATCGCAACGCTGCAAAACCCGAATTTCCCGACATTCGTCTTTAACAGTTTCTTCGTCGCTTTCTTCATGATCATCATTTCGATCACGATTCTTGCGTTTGCCGCATTCGCGTTCTCGAAACTCGAATTCGCCGGAAAACGTCTGTTGTTCAACATGGTACTTGCCGGTCTGATGTTACCGGTCGCTTCCATGATCGTTCCGTTGTTCTTCACATTACGGTCGTTTGACGGTCTGAATAACCACTGGGGCTTGATCGGGGCGGAAGTCGCGTTCTTCCTGCCGTTCGGTCTGATGCTGATTAAAGGATATTTTGACGAGTTGCCAAACGAATTAATGGAAGCCGCATACATTGACGGCGCGACGATTCTTGAAGTCTTCTTTAAAGTCATGTTGCCGCTTGCGAAACCGGCACTGGCAACAGCGTTAATCTATGCGTTCCTCAACTCGTGGAATGAGTATTTGATGGTCTTGACGTTCATGACGGATCCGGCTTATCAAACGGTCACGATGGCACCAAGCTTCTTCAAAGATGCGCTCGGCGGTGATCCGGGGAAAATCTATGCGTCACTCGTATTAATCAGTTTACCGACAATGGTCTTCTATATCTTCTTCCAACGTTTCTTCCAAAAAGGAATGACGGCAGGTGCAGTAAAATAA
- a CDS encoding beta-galactosidase yields the protein MYLGVDYYPEQTPRTLWEEDFRLMKELGVNVVRLAEFAWTMMEPEEGVYDFRFWDDIIERLSVAGFDIVLGTPTATPPAWMCHKYPEILPADEHGVTISFGARRHYTVHSETYQQFSVAITTEMAKRYGKHTRVIGWQTDNEYGHEKSDRSYSDVDRAAFQIWLKNRYGTLDALNETWGTVFWSQTYTAWEQIPVPRKVYQEHNPSLLVDFDRFCADGYNHYNKLQVDALREHIHPDAFITHNLVYSDMAVNQQQMAQDLDYVAFDNYPVWGGLPEPNRFEKMASDHDLCRSSKQGKGFWVMEQLSGAQGWSKIGYLPRPGHIRLWTYQAVARGAEAIVYFRFRAALFGTEEFCHGIIDHDGKPKRKFNEVKQIMTELNTFGDEINASNYQAEVGVYFDQENVWAWTHQPHSDAFDFRTEFVRFYGGAVRRQASTDIVFPGDRLDQYKLIIVPLYFLTNPTFDQSLIDYMEQGGHVIFTYRTGVKDPHNNVLPLTLPGKFAPYAGIEIDEYESLQAVQENRVEGIGAFEGQGSPARLWCDLITPTTAEPLAVYRDTFYDGVAAVTRNVYKGTITYIGASIDDAMIDTIYRQAFLDAGVQMFEAPDQVEVVRRHGETRDFVFFMNHDTKASRDVVLDASYKELNTNETYSGTVTLAPLETLILTT from the coding sequence ATGTATTTAGGCGTCGATTATTACCCGGAACAAACTCCACGTACGTTATGGGAGGAAGACTTCCGATTGATGAAAGAACTTGGTGTCAACGTCGTTCGGTTGGCGGAATTTGCCTGGACGATGATGGAGCCGGAAGAAGGAGTTTACGATTTCCGGTTTTGGGACGATATTATCGAACGCTTGAGTGTCGCCGGTTTTGACATCGTCCTCGGGACACCGACCGCAACACCACCGGCGTGGATGTGTCACAAGTATCCGGAGATTCTTCCGGCAGACGAGCATGGTGTGACCATCAGCTTTGGAGCCCGTCGCCACTATACAGTTCACAGCGAGACGTATCAACAGTTTTCGGTTGCCATCACGACTGAGATGGCGAAACGGTACGGGAAACATACGCGTGTGATCGGTTGGCAGACTGACAACGAATACGGCCATGAAAAATCAGATCGTTCATACAGCGACGTCGACCGGGCTGCTTTCCAGATTTGGCTCAAAAACCGTTACGGCACGCTCGATGCGTTAAATGAAACATGGGGAACCGTCTTCTGGAGTCAGACCTACACGGCGTGGGAGCAGATCCCGGTGCCGCGGAAAGTCTATCAGGAACATAACCCGTCATTACTCGTCGACTTCGATCGCTTCTGTGCCGACGGTTACAACCATTACAACAAACTGCAGGTCGATGCACTCCGGGAACACATTCATCCGGATGCGTTCATTACACATAACCTCGTGTACAGTGATATGGCCGTCAATCAACAACAGATGGCACAGGATCTCGATTACGTTGCTTTTGATAACTATCCGGTCTGGGGCGGTTTGCCGGAACCGAACCGTTTCGAGAAAATGGCGAGCGATCATGATCTCTGCCGCTCTTCGAAACAAGGAAAAGGATTTTGGGTGATGGAGCAACTCAGTGGAGCGCAGGGCTGGAGTAAAATCGGTTACCTGCCGCGCCCCGGTCATATCCGTTTGTGGACGTATCAGGCGGTCGCACGCGGTGCGGAAGCCATCGTCTACTTCCGCTTCCGGGCAGCATTGTTCGGAACGGAAGAGTTTTGCCACGGGATCATCGATCACGATGGAAAACCGAAGCGTAAATTCAACGAAGTCAAACAAATCATGACCGAACTGAATACGTTTGGTGACGAAATCAACGCAAGCAACTATCAAGCGGAAGTCGGCGTCTATTTTGATCAGGAGAACGTCTGGGCCTGGACCCATCAGCCGCACAGTGATGCGTTTGATTTCCGGACCGAGTTCGTCCGTTTCTACGGCGGTGCCGTCCGGCGTCAAGCGTCGACGGATATCGTCTTCCCGGGTGACCGGCTCGATCAATACAAACTGATCATCGTTCCACTCTATTTTTTAACGAACCCGACATTTGACCAATCACTGATTGATTACATGGAGCAGGGCGGACACGTCATCTTCACGTACCGGACCGGCGTCAAGGACCCGCATAACAATGTCTTGCCTTTAACGTTACCAGGCAAGTTCGCACCGTATGCAGGAATCGAAATCGATGAGTACGAATCGTTGCAAGCCGTGCAGGAAAACCGGGTGGAAGGCATTGGTGCCTTTGAAGGCCAAGGTTCACCGGCCCGGCTCTGGTGTGATTTGATTACACCGACGACCGCTGAACCGCTTGCTGTCTACCGCGATACGTTTTATGACGGAGTCGCTGCCGTGACACGGAATGTCTATAAAGGAACAATCACGTACATTGGTGCATCGATTGATGATGCGATGATCGATACGATTTACCGGCAAGCGTTTCTTGATGCCGGCGTTCAGATGTTTGAAGCACCGGATCAAGTCGAGGTCGTCCGCCGTCACGGGGAAACACGTGATTTCGTCTTCTTCATGAACCATGATACAAAAGCAAGCCGGGACGTGGTGCTCGATGCTTCCTATAAAGAGTTGAATACGAACGAGACATATAGTGGAACAGTGACACTCGCCCCACTCGAGACGCTGATTCTGACAACGTAA
- a CDS encoding carbohydrate ABC transporter permease: MQTEQQELPIKPKAEPLKPAPRSNVPKKKRKGKMKQNMVGWAFVGPIVLFVVAFIYYGIFYNAYNSFFSWDGISFDKVFVGFENYAEMFRDPDFYLSLKNTFIFTILTVTIQAFIGLVLAYFLHTQGPLRTAMKSVFFFPVVLSPVVLGAAFSQIYDFQFGYINEFLRAIGLGSLEQNWLGDPDIALYSVIAINIFQWTGSSMVMYYMAMLTIEKEIFEAAKIDGAGFFRTLWSIVFPNLKGTTFTLSILGVIGGLKTFDLVWITTAGGPGSSTEFISTYLFRKSMLQQEVGFSSAVAIILLTIALLITYIQLRVQKKMDN, encoded by the coding sequence ATGCAGACAGAGCAACAAGAATTGCCGATCAAACCAAAAGCCGAGCCGCTGAAACCGGCACCCCGTTCAAATGTTCCGAAAAAGAAAAGAAAAGGAAAAATGAAACAAAACATGGTCGGTTGGGCGTTCGTCGGACCCATCGTCCTGTTTGTCGTCGCGTTTATCTATTACGGGATTTTCTATAACGCCTATAACTCCTTCTTCTCATGGGACGGCATTTCATTTGATAAAGTCTTCGTCGGGTTTGAAAACTACGCGGAAATGTTCCGGGATCCGGATTTCTACCTCTCGCTTAAAAATACGTTCATCTTCACGATCTTAACCGTTACGATTCAAGCCTTTATCGGTCTTGTTCTCGCGTATTTCCTGCACACACAGGGACCGTTACGGACCGCCATGAAATCGGTTTTCTTCTTCCCGGTTGTCCTGAGTCCGGTCGTCCTTGGTGCCGCATTCTCACAAATTTACGACTTCCAATTCGGTTACATCAACGAATTCCTCCGGGCGATTGGTCTCGGCAGCTTAGAACAAAACTGGCTTGGTGATCCGGATATCGCGTTGTACTCGGTCATTGCCATCAACATCTTCCAGTGGACCGGTTCATCGATGGTCATGTACTACATGGCGATGCTGACGATTGAAAAAGAAATCTTTGAAGCCGCTAAAATCGATGGTGCCGGATTCTTCCGGACGCTTTGGAGCATCGTCTTCCCGAACTTAAAAGGAACGACGTTCACGTTATCGATTCTCGGTGTAATCGGTGGTCTGAAGACGTTTGACCTGGTCTGGATCACAACAGCCGGCGGGCCCGGTTCTTCAACAGAATTCATCTCGACGTACCTGTTCCGTAAATCAATGCTGCAACAAGAAGTCGGCTTTTCAAGTGCTGTTGCCATCATCTTGCTGACAATCGCTTTACTGATTACGTACATCCAGTTACGTGTTCAAAAGAAAATGGATAACTAA